Part of the Sinorhizobium terangae genome is shown below.
CGATGAAAAAGACATCGACACCACCGGAAACCCGACCGATCCATATGTGATAAATCGCGACCAGAAGTGCGCCGATAGCCCGCAGGCCCTGAATGTCATCACGCCGCGGTACAGCACGAATATTCGGCTCGACCATCACTTTGGTTCGGCCCCGCTAAGCAGGTCGGGGGACCCGGACGGCCTCGATAGAGCCTCGAAACGCATTAGGTCTGTTGATCCGATCGCCAACCTGCGTCACTTTCGAGATCGAATTAGTCGATTGTGCATTAACTGTCTAAAATGGCGCACAAAGCAATGCCAGGACCGGAAACGGCGGATCACTTTCGGCGCTAAATGTCACAAAGGTTGATAACTCGCTGTCAATCAACCTCAATGCGCACCAGACGACCGGCGTGGATGAGATTTGGCATTAGCGAAAGCGCAGTGCAACTAATGTCTCAGCCGATCCGGGTCGCGTTCAACCGCCCCTCGTCGAGAACGACACCGAGGCCGGGCGCCTCGCCAAGTTCGAGCCAGCCCTTCTGATGTCGGAGCGGCACTGCCAGCGGATAGTCGCGGCGCATTTCGCTCCATTCCGGATTGTCGTAAGGATATTCGAGCCAGGGCGCATCGCCGACGCCCGCCGTCAGATGCGCGTTTGCCAACACGCCGATGCCGTTGGTCCAGGAGTGCGGCGTGAACATCACGCCCGCCTCGCGCGCCTGCCAGGCGAGCCTGCGGCAGCCGGTGATGCCGCCGACCAGCGCCACGTCCGGCTGGATCACGTCAAAGGCCCGCTCCTCGATGATGTCGCGGAACTCGTAAAGCTCGCGGGTCATCTCTCCGCCGGCGATGCGGACGGACGTCGCATCGCTTAATCGTCTCATGCCTTTCCGGTCGGAGCGATGCAGCGGTTCCTCCATCCAGTAGACGCCGAGCCGCTCCAGTTCCCCGGCAACTGCAAGCGCATCCTTGAAGGTCCAGGCAAGCATCGTATCCCAAGGCATGCGCCAGCCCTGATTGCAATCGACCATCAATTCCAGCCGGTCGCCGACCCGCGCGCGGATTGCCTCCAGCGCCCGCACGTCCTCCCGCCAGCCGTCGCGGCCGCCGGCGGACGCGGTGAAGCGAACCTTCATCGCCGGAAAGCCTTCCTCCAGATAGCTTTCGGCCTGCGCCGCCATCGCGCCGGCGTCGCGGAGGACGCCGGAGGAGGCATAGAGACGAACTCTTTCCGCCCGACCGCCAAGCATCCGCCACACGGGCTCGCCTGTGATTTTTCCGGTCAGATCCCAGAGCGCCAGATCCATCGGCCAGCAGCGGCCATAGTGGAAGTTGATATGCGACAGCACCTCGTAATGCCGCTCGACATGGCGCGGATCCTCGCCGATGAAGAGGTCTTCGTGGCCCTCGAAGCCTTTCATGAGGTCGCCGGAGCCGATCCCCTCGCGACCCTCGTCGTCGCGCACCCTGACGATCGTCGCATCGAAGTGTCTGCGCGGCCGCCCGTCCCAGCTTGCCTTGAACGGCGGGTCGAGCGGCAGGCGGTGATGGGTGATCTCTACGGAAACGATCTTGCTCATGGCTCTTCCGATCCGCCTCTTTGTTCTTCACATCCCTCAGAGACTCTAACCGAACTGCTGCCAGATGGTCTTGTAGTCGCAATATTTGTCGATCGCATGCACTGAACGGTCGCGGCCGAAGCCGGATTGCTTGAAGCCGCCGAACGGTGTCGCGAAGTTCGACATGTCGTAGCTATTGATCCAGACCGTGCCCGCATGGATCGCCTCGGAGAAGCGATGCGCCCGGTCCATGTCGCGGGTAAAGACCGCGCCCGCCAACCCGTAGATGGTGTCGTTGGCGATCCTCAGCGCCTCCTCCTCCGTGTCGAAGGGAATGGCGGCGAGCACCGGCCCGAAGATTTCCTGGCGCGCGAGCATCATGTCGTTGGTGACGTCCACGAAGACGCCGGGCGAAACATAATAGCCGCCGGTTTCATCCATGACGCGCTTGGCGCCAAACGCACGGCGCCCACCTTCCTTTTCGCCGGCATCGATCATCGAAAGCACCTTGTTCATATGGTCTTCCTCGATCAAGGCGCCGATCTGCGCCGAAGGATCGAGCGGATGGCCGAGCGTGATCTCGCGCCTGGTCACCGCCTCGATCCTTTCGATCAGCATCTCCTGCACCGAGCGCTGGACGATCAGCCGCGTCGATGCGTGGCAGGTTTCGCCGGAGTTGTAGAAGCAGCCCCAGGCGGCGGCACTTGCCGCCGCATCGAGGTCGGCGTCGTCGAAGACCACGAGCGGCGACTTGCCGCCCAGTTCCAGCGCCACGCGCTTGACGTTCGACTGCGCCGCATAGCCCATGATCAGCTTGCCGACTTCGGTCGAGCCGGTAAAGGCGATCATGTCGACATCCATGTGCAGCGCCAGCGGCTTACCAGCCTCCTCGCCGTATCCGGTGACGACGTTGAACACACCAGCCGGAAGCCCCGCCTCCACTGCGAGTTCAGCGAGCCGGATGGCGGAGAGCGAAGACTGTTCGGCCGGCTTCAGCACGACCGAATTGCCGGCCGCGATCGCCGGGCCGAGCTTCCAGGCGTCGATGATCAGCGGATAGTTCCACGGCGTGATCGCACCGATGACGCCGAGCGGCACTTTCCGCACCAAGGCACGTGCGTTCGGCCCGGTCGGCGCGATCTCGTCATAGAGCTTGTCGATCATCTCGCCGTAATACTGGATGCCTTCGGCTGCGAGCCGGACATCGACGTTGAGCGACGCCATGATCGGCTTGCCGACATCGAGCGTGTCCAGCAAAGCGAGTTCCTCGCCGTGCTGCCGGATGAGATCCGCCCATCGGAGCATGATCTTCTTCTTTTCCAGCGGTTCCTTCTTGCGCCAGATGCCGCTCTCGAAGGCGGCCCGGGCTGCTGCCACAGCCGCGTCTATATCTTTGGAGTTGCCGCGTGCCAGTTCCGGACCCGGCCTTCCATCCATCGGCCGGAAGCGCGTGAACGTCTCGCCGGACACGGAGGCCCGGTGCGCGCCGTCGATGAAATGCCGACCCTTGAACGTCAGTTCGGCAAGCAGGCTTTCCCAATAGGCGCGCGTGTATTCCTTCGTCATCTCATTGTCCTTTCGCCAGCGCCATCAACTTCGCCGCAAAGCGATCGATATCGGCATCCGTCACGTCGCGGATCGTCGACCGGCGCATGGGCTGGTTTTCCGGAGCTTTCATTTCGCGGGCGAGGTCGTCGGCGCGGAAGGCGCCGAATGCCCTCGGTAAAGCACGCGCGACGCCGCAGCGGTCCATCAGTTCGGAGACGAAGGCGGGAAGATCGGCGGCCTTATCCACGCCGCAAGCCCTTGCCGCGCGGTCGAGATCGGCCGTGTCCGCCTCGACAAGCCAGCCGATCGTCGCCTCGAAGCCAAGCGCGGTGGCAAGCCCGTGGTGCACCGGTGCGAGCCCGGCCAATGCATGGCTGATGTTGTGCGCGATCGCCGTGCCGCAATTGTCGATGGCAACCCCGGCAAGGCAGGAACCGAGCAGCACCTTGCCGCGCGCTTCCAGATTGCCGGACTCCTTCACCGCCGTCTCCAGCGCGCTTGTGATGAGCCGCAATGCCTCATGCGCATAAAACTGGGCGCCGCTGTGCGTGTTGCGATTGGTCGCCGCTTCGAACGCGTGGACGAACGCATCGAGCCCGCACCAGGCGGTGAAGTTGGCGGGCAAGGTCATGGTCAGTGCTGGATCGAGCAGCACCAGATCGGCCTTTGTCTCCGCCCCCCAGATCCAGAGCTTCTTGCCTTCGGGGCCTGAAAAGATGTTGGTAGCGGAGGTCTCAGACCCGGTGCCGGCCGTCGTCGGCACCAGGATTTTCTTCAAGGGGTTTTTCGGCAACGGATTGGCGCCGAGCGCATAGTGCATCGGGTCCCGGTCCGAGGCCGCACAACAGGCGACGATCTTGGCGATGTCGAGCGCTGACCCGCCGCCAATGCCGACGACAAGATCGCAACCCGCCGCCGTTTCAAGCGCCGCGTGCAGATGGGCAAGCTTCGGCTCTCCGGTGAATTCCGAGAGGACGCGGGTGCGGATGCCCTCCTGCTCAAGAGCATTCGTGACACTTTCGCTCAAACCGGACTGCGCGAGAAAGATATCGATAACGATGATCGCGCGTTGCGCGCCAAGCGTCCTTGCGGCGAGGCCAAGGGTCTGATGAATATTCTCTCCGAAACGGATTTCCGGAATGAAGGACATGGAGAACTGCAAGGGTCGTGCTCCCGGCTGACCTTACTGCATGTTTCCTTAAATCGTATCCGATTTAAGGATAAAAACATGCAGCAATTCAAAGTATTACAGCGTCCTTTGCGCGTCTGATAAGACGCGCGGCGCTGTATGTCGCGGCTTTACCCTGCAACACGATCTGATATTTTCAAATCCGGTGAATTTTCGGCCTTTTTGATAACCTGAAGTCATGGAAAACCGTCTGCTCGATCGCATTCCGCTGGAGGCCTTCCGCGTCTTCGATGCCGCGAGCCGGCACATGAACTTTTCCCGCGCTGGTCGCGAGCTCAACATCACCCAGGCGGCTGTCAGCCGTCGCATCAGGACGCTTGAGGATCATCTGGGCAGCCGTCTCTTCAACCGTCGCGGCAAGAACCTGGAACTGACACCGCAAGGCGAGCGGCTTTTCCAGCGGGTACGCGCCTCGCTCGACTATCTCGAGGAAAGCCTCGAACCTTTCCGCGGTGCCTCCGGCCAAACGATTTCCATCGCCGCCAGCGGCTCGGTCTCGCACCTCTGGCTCGGCACGCGGCTGCGTGAGTTCGGGAAGGAGAACCCCGGTATTTCGATCCGTCTCCTCACGACCGACAGCCCCTCCGAGCTTGCCTCGGAGAATAACGACCTCGTCATCCTCTATTCCACCGGAGACCATCCGCGCTGGTCGCTGACCCTGTTGATGGCCGAAGAGCTGGCACCGGTCGCCTCGCCCGACTATCTCGGCGCCCGGGGTCTTCAGGCGGCCGAGTTGCAGCCCGACACCATAGCAGCGCTCGATCTCATCGACTACGACCGCTTCAACGCCCACTGGATCTCGTTCCAGAAATGGTTCGAGCGGATCGAGCCATCCCGGCATGGCGTAAAGCCGCGCCCCAAATACACCTTTTCCACCTATGTGATGGCGATCGATGCGGCGCTGCGCGGCGACGGCGTGGCGCTCGGCAGCCTCGGTCTGGTGCGGGAACATTTGAACGACGGCCGATTGGCGATGCTCGGCCAACGCAGTCTCGCCTCCGGCTATGGCTATTATCTCGGGCTGCCACGCAACCGGCCATCGACGGACGAAGTCCTCCGCCTCCACGCAGCACTTAGCAGGCCGGCATGACTAGCGTCTCTCCCATGGATAGCCCGCGCAGCGGAACTTTGGCTGCGTGCTTTAAGATGCTTGCCGCGGACTCAGTTTGGGTCGGTCAGACGCCCTTCGAGGCGAGGCGCTGACGCCCGATGGAGAAGAAGCAGAAAGGCCGTTCCGGCATCGCCTTCTTCTTCCTCGCCGTGGGGCTCGTCTTCACGGCGATCCTCGCAACCGTTCTCCTTGCCAATGAGCACCGCAACCTGAAACAACTGCTTGCGGCCGCCGGGCTGCCAACCACATTCTTGGAGACGGCGAAGCAGGAGACGAAGCAAACCACGCCGGCACGCGAGGCCCCCAGGAAAACGGAGGCGCCGCGCATGCTGCTGCCGGCCCGGACCTTTGAGGATCTGCACACACCGGAGCAGCAGTTTCTGCGCGCAATCCGCAGCGATCCGCGCGCGCTCTGTGAAGGCTTGCGCGACGCGGGATTTCGCGAACTCGAATGGAAATCCGCCGAGAGTGGCCGCTGGGAATGCTCGTCGCTCGTCCCCCTTACCCGGCCCGGCGAAGACAATCCCTCGTCGATCTTCATTTTCGTCAAAGGCAGCGGCGAAGACGAAATCACGTCGTTCCGCGTGAAGCTGAACATCGAACGGCACGAGGACGCGCAGGCCGTCACCAGCGCCGCCGCCAAAGCCGCCTCGGTATTCCTGACGCAGGTCCGCTGGGCGGATGGCGAAAGCATCGCCTTGCAGATCCAGGCACTCAAGGAATTCGACCTCAAACGCTTCGGCAGCCGCATCCAGTTCAAGCAGGAAGCGGGCGACGTGCCCCGCTACAATTTCCTCGCCAACCAGGCGGCGCGATCACGGCCGAAAAGCATCGCCGAAGTCTTTTTCGATCGCGGCAAGTGGCTCACTCCCGGCGACGGCTCGGCTGTCTCCTTCGTGCGCGGTCCGGCGGCTTGGAACGCGCCGAACGCCGTGCCTGAGAAAAGCAGCGCCTCGCCATCGACGCCTGAGCAATCAGTCCGCTGAAACCGCTAACGCTCAACGGTCGATGCGGGTCGAGAGAATGATCGACGACAGCGTCTTTTCGACCCCGTCGATTTCGCCGATGCGATCGATCAGCAGGTCGAGTTCGCTGATCGAAGCCGCAGCCACCACCGCGATGAGATCGAAACTGCCGCTGACGGAATGGAGCGTGCGGATCTCCCGGATGGCGCTAAGCTCGGGCGTGACGCGGCTCAGCGCCCGCGGCGCGATGGTGATCAGCACATGCGCCTTCACCAAACCCTTCTCGTAACTTTCCGAAAGCCGCACGCCGTAGCCGGCAATGAGGCCCTCGCGCTCCAGCCGATCGATTCGCGCCTGCACCGTCGTGCGTGAAAGACCGAGACGGCGCGCAATCGTCGCCGTTGGCATGCGCGCATTCTCGCTCAGGATGGCGAGGAGCTCACGGTCCTTGTCGGTCACTTGCATATCGTCGATCCATTTTGGCGAATTGCCGAATATTGACCGGCGATTTAGCCGCATCGACGCTTCAAATCAACAAGCGATCGCGGGAGAATAGAATAGGAAGCAACTCATACCCTGGGGAAAAGAATGAAAGACATCGTTGTCATCGGCGCCGGCAAGATCGGGTCCACCATCGCGCGCATGCTGGCGCATACCGGCGACTATCGCGTCTGTGTTGCCGACCGCAGCGCCGAGCAGTTGCAACAGGTCGAGAAGCACGACGCCATCTCGACCGCGACCATCGACATCGCCGACAGGAAGGCTCTCGTCGGCCTGCTGACCGGCAAGTTCGCCGTATTGAGTGCCGCACCGTTCCACCTGACAGTCGCCATTGCCGAAGCCGCCGCCGAAGCCGAGATCCATTATCTCGACCTGACCGAGGACGTCGAATCGACCCGCCAGGTCAAGGCGATCGCGGCAGAAGCGCAGACCGCCTTCATTCCGCAGTGCGGCCTTGCGCCGGGCTTCATCTCGATCGTCGCCAACGATCTGGCGAAGCGCTTCGAGACGCTGGAAAGCGTGCGCATGCGCGTCGGCGCGCTGCCGCAATATCCGTCCAACGCTCTCAACTACAACCTGACCTGGAGCACGGACGGCGTCATCAACGAATATATCGAACCCTGCGAAGCGATCGTCGAAGGCTCGCTGATCGAAGTTCCGGCGATGGAAGAGCGCGAGGAATTCTCGCTCGACGGCGTTACCTACGAGGCCTTCAACACCTCCGGCGGCCTTGGTACGCTTTGCGAAACCTTGAAGGGCAAGGTCCGCACGCTGAACTACAAGACGATTCGCTATCCGGGTCACGCCGCCATCTTCAAGGCGCTCCTGAACGACCTCGGCCTGCGCCATCGCCGCGAGGTGCTGAAGGACATTCTGGAGAATGCCCTGCCGACCACGACGCAGGACGTCGTCGTCATCTTCGTCACCGTCTCCGGCTTCCGCGAAGGCCGCCTGGTTCAGGAAACCTACGCCAACAAGGTCTATAGCGGTGTTGTCGCCGGACGCATGCAGAGCGGCATCCAGATCACCACGGCCGGCAGCATCTGCGCCGTCCTCGACCTGCTCGCCGAATGCAAGATCGCGACGAAGGGCTTCGTCCGCCAGGAAGACATCGCGCTCGACACCTTCCTCGCCAACCGCTTCGGTCATTACTACGCGCAGAAGCACGAGACGGAACGCGCGGCGAGCTGAAGCGCTGCTCCTGCTGCATGTTTCCTTAATCGTAGCCGATTTAAGGATAAAAACATGCAGCAATTCAAAGTGCGACAGCGTCCTTCGCGCGTCTCATAAGCCGCGCGGCGCTGTAGAGGGGCGTTCCCAACGCGCCGACGAAATGAGACACGAGAAATGCCCGGGCAAGGTCCGGGCATTTTTGCGTTCAAGGGTCATCCCGTCTCGCATCCCCTCATCCGGCCTGCCGGCCACCTTCTCCCCGCAAGCGGGGCGAAGGAGACTCGCGGCACCGCTTCGATCGCCCTTCTCCGCCCGTAGCGAAGAGAGGTCGATGGTGACGGAGCGCGGAGAGCCGCGACGGCGTTCCCTCGCCCCGCTTGCGGGGAGAGGGTCAGGGTGAGGGGCAAATTGGTCGAATCGCTGCAGTCGCGCCCGCTCGCTCGACCGGCCTTCGCCAACGTCGCCCTCGCGAATGCGGAGGCGCTTGCGCTGAACACGAAAAACCCCGCTCGAGGCGGGGTTCGATAGGCATTATCCCTTATCGGGATGTCCCTTTCAGGCCGGGATGACGATCTCCCCGAGCTTCGTCAGTTCGGCGATGAATTGCTCGAGGCGCGTCTTCTTCTCGTCGCCCGCGCCTTCCAATTCGGCGCGAACGGCGTCGATGCGGTTTTCCAGAACCGTACGGTCGAGCTCATCGACGTGGACGGCGGACTCGGCGAGCAGCGTGCAACCGGTCGGCAGGATATCGGCAAA
Proteins encoded:
- a CDS encoding mandelate racemase/muconate lactonizing enzyme family protein — encoded protein: MSKIVSVEITHHRLPLDPPFKASWDGRPRRHFDATIVRVRDDEGREGIGSGDLMKGFEGHEDLFIGEDPRHVERHYEVLSHINFHYGRCWPMDLALWDLTGKITGEPVWRMLGGRAERVRLYASSGVLRDAGAMAAQAESYLEEGFPAMKVRFTASAGGRDGWREDVRALEAIRARVGDRLELMVDCNQGWRMPWDTMLAWTFKDALAVAGELERLGVYWMEEPLHRSDRKGMRRLSDATSVRIAGGEMTRELYEFRDIIEERAFDVIQPDVALVGGITGCRRLAWQAREAGVMFTPHSWTNGIGVLANAHLTAGVGDAPWLEYPYDNPEWSEMRRDYPLAVPLRHQKGWLELGEAPGLGVVLDEGRLNATRIG
- a CDS encoding aldehyde dehydrogenase; the encoded protein is MTKEYTRAYWESLLAELTFKGRHFIDGAHRASVSGETFTRFRPMDGRPGPELARGNSKDIDAAVAAARAAFESGIWRKKEPLEKKKIMLRWADLIRQHGEELALLDTLDVGKPIMASLNVDVRLAAEGIQYYGEMIDKLYDEIAPTGPNARALVRKVPLGVIGAITPWNYPLIIDAWKLGPAIAAGNSVVLKPAEQSSLSAIRLAELAVEAGLPAGVFNVVTGYGEEAGKPLALHMDVDMIAFTGSTEVGKLIMGYAAQSNVKRVALELGGKSPLVVFDDADLDAAASAAAWGCFYNSGETCHASTRLIVQRSVQEMLIERIEAVTRREITLGHPLDPSAQIGALIEEDHMNKVLSMIDAGEKEGGRRAFGAKRVMDETGGYYVSPGVFVDVTNDMMLARQEIFGPVLAAIPFDTEEEALRIANDTIYGLAGAVFTRDMDRAHRFSEAIHAGTVWINSYDMSNFATPFGGFKQSGFGRDRSVHAIDKYCDYKTIWQQFG
- a CDS encoding iron-containing alcohol dehydrogenase → MQFSMSFIPEIRFGENIHQTLGLAARTLGAQRAIIVIDIFLAQSGLSESVTNALEQEGIRTRVLSEFTGEPKLAHLHAALETAAGCDLVVGIGGGSALDIAKIVACCAASDRDPMHYALGANPLPKNPLKKILVPTTAGTGSETSATNIFSGPEGKKLWIWGAETKADLVLLDPALTMTLPANFTAWCGLDAFVHAFEAATNRNTHSGAQFYAHEALRLITSALETAVKESGNLEARGKVLLGSCLAGVAIDNCGTAIAHNISHALAGLAPVHHGLATALGFEATIGWLVEADTADLDRAARACGVDKAADLPAFVSELMDRCGVARALPRAFGAFRADDLAREMKAPENQPMRRSTIRDVTDADIDRFAAKLMALAKGQ
- a CDS encoding LysR substrate-binding domain-containing protein yields the protein MLDRIPLEAFRVFDAASRHMNFSRAGRELNITQAAVSRRIRTLEDHLGSRLFNRRGKNLELTPQGERLFQRVRASLDYLEESLEPFRGASGQTISIAASGSVSHLWLGTRLREFGKENPGISIRLLTTDSPSELASENNDLVILYSTGDHPRWSLTLLMAEELAPVASPDYLGARGLQAAELQPDTIAALDLIDYDRFNAHWISFQKWFERIEPSRHGVKPRPKYTFSTYVMAIDAALRGDGVALGSLGLVREHLNDGRLAMLGQRSLASGYGYYLGLPRNRPSTDEVLRLHAALSRPA
- a CDS encoding DUF6030 family protein; amino-acid sequence: MEKKQKGRSGIAFFFLAVGLVFTAILATVLLANEHRNLKQLLAAAGLPTTFLETAKQETKQTTPAREAPRKTEAPRMLLPARTFEDLHTPEQQFLRAIRSDPRALCEGLRDAGFRELEWKSAESGRWECSSLVPLTRPGEDNPSSIFIFVKGSGEDEITSFRVKLNIERHEDAQAVTSAAAKAASVFLTQVRWADGESIALQIQALKEFDLKRFGSRIQFKQEAGDVPRYNFLANQAARSRPKSIAEVFFDRGKWLTPGDGSAVSFVRGPAAWNAPNAVPEKSSASPSTPEQSVR
- a CDS encoding Lrp/AsnC family transcriptional regulator, which encodes MQVTDKDRELLAILSENARMPTATIARRLGLSRTTVQARIDRLEREGLIAGYGVRLSESYEKGLVKAHVLITIAPRALSRVTPELSAIREIRTLHSVSGSFDLIAVVAAASISELDLLIDRIGEIDGVEKTLSSIILSTRIDR
- a CDS encoding saccharopine dehydrogenase family protein, whose product is MKDIVVIGAGKIGSTIARMLAHTGDYRVCVADRSAEQLQQVEKHDAISTATIDIADRKALVGLLTGKFAVLSAAPFHLTVAIAEAAAEAEIHYLDLTEDVESTRQVKAIAAEAQTAFIPQCGLAPGFISIVANDLAKRFETLESVRMRVGALPQYPSNALNYNLTWSTDGVINEYIEPCEAIVEGSLIEVPAMEEREEFSLDGVTYEAFNTSGGLGTLCETLKGKVRTLNYKTIRYPGHAAIFKALLNDLGLRHRREVLKDILENALPTTTQDVVVIFVTVSGFREGRLVQETYANKVYSGVVAGRMQSGIQITTAGSICAVLDLLAECKIATKGFVRQEDIALDTFLANRFGHYYAQKHETERAAS
- a CDS encoding F0F1 ATP synthase subunit epsilon, translating into MADSFNFELVSPERLLLSEKVTEVVIPATEGEMTVMANHAPTMTTVKPGVVTVKTADGKTERFAVFGGFADILPTGCTLLAESAVHVDELDRTVLENRIDAVRAELEGAGDEKKTRLEQFIAELTKLGEIVIPA